A genome region from Deinococcus aerophilus includes the following:
- the tsaE gene encoding tRNA (adenosine(37)-N6)-threonylcarbamoyltransferase complex ATPase subunit type 1 TsaE, which yields MTRAHTLADLLQVGEVRHLQGPDEQRALGAALVPALSPGAVLFLEGELGAGKTTLTGGLIGALGFDGPVTSPTYALMHAYPTPSGRALHVDAYRVRDVQELYEMDLEDLIADSRLSVIEWGEGLYADYPDAPILRLEHVEGLGEVRRLTRMR from the coding sequence ATGACCCGCGCGCACACTCTGGCAGACCTCTTGCAGGTGGGAGAGGTCCGGCACCTGCAGGGCCCCGACGAACAACGCGCCCTGGGGGCCGCCCTGGTGCCCGCACTGTCGCCCGGCGCGGTGCTGTTCCTGGAAGGCGAGCTGGGCGCCGGCAAGACCACCCTGACCGGAGGGCTGATCGGTGCGCTGGGCTTTGACGGGCCCGTCACCAGCCCGACCTACGCCCTGATGCACGCCTACCCGACTCCGTCGGGCCGCGCGCTGCATGTGGACGCCTACCGCGTCCGCGATGTGCAGGAGCTGTATGAGATGGACCTGGAGGACCTGATCGCGGACAGCCGCCTGAGCGTGATCGAGTGGGGCGAGGGGCTGTACGCCGATTACCCGGACGCCCCGATTCTGCGCCTGGAACACGTTGAGGGCCTGGGCGAGGTGCGGCGGCTCACCCGGATGCGCTGA
- the parB gene encoding ParB/RepB/Spo0J family partition protein ParB produces MSKKTSLGRGLDALLARPAGEAAAMVGTPTSGAQTLDITRIVQAAYQPRQVFEPESLAELAQSIREKGVLQPLLVRPRGEAFEIVAGERRWRASQLAGLTELPVIIRDLGDREALEIAIVENLQREDLGPLEEARAYQTLLDQGLNQEGVARAVGKGRSTVSNALRLLTLNEAALRALDSGKISAGHARAILAQPDGDRAWALEQITARGLSVREAEALRRGARPAGSDSQPIKVNPPRTYRQLELDLSRRTGTRVRITGEDRGRVELAYASREELDRLLGLLGFEAEE; encoded by the coding sequence GTGTCGAAAAAAACTAGCCTGGGCCGTGGGCTTGATGCCCTGCTCGCCCGGCCTGCGGGTGAAGCGGCCGCAATGGTGGGAACGCCCACCAGCGGCGCACAGACCCTGGACATCACGCGGATTGTGCAGGCGGCCTACCAGCCCCGCCAGGTTTTCGAACCCGAGTCGCTGGCCGAACTGGCCCAGAGCATCCGCGAGAAGGGCGTGCTGCAGCCGCTGCTTGTGCGGCCCCGCGGCGAGGCTTTTGAGATCGTGGCGGGAGAGCGGCGCTGGCGGGCCAGTCAGCTTGCAGGGCTCACCGAGTTGCCGGTCATCATCCGTGATCTGGGGGACCGTGAGGCGCTGGAAATCGCCATCGTGGAAAACCTGCAGCGCGAGGACCTGGGACCGCTGGAAGAGGCGCGCGCCTACCAGACGCTGCTGGATCAGGGACTGAATCAGGAGGGAGTGGCGCGGGCGGTGGGCAAGGGCCGCAGCACAGTGTCCAACGCCCTGCGCCTGCTGACGCTGAACGAGGCCGCTCTGCGTGCGCTGGATTCCGGCAAGATCAGCGCCGGGCACGCCCGCGCGATCCTGGCCCAGCCGGACGGCGACCGGGCCTGGGCGCTGGAGCAGATCACCGCACGCGGACTGAGCGTCCGGGAAGCCGAGGCCCTGCGGCGCGGCGCCCGCCCGGCCGGCTCCGACTCCCAGCCCATCAAGGTCAATCCTCCGCGCACCTACCGCCAGCTGGAGCTGGACCTGAGCCGCCGCACCGGCACCCGGGTCCGCATTACCGGTGAGGACCGGGGGCGCGTGGAACTCGCCTACGCTTCGCGCGAGGAGCTTGACCGACTGCTGGGGCTGCTCGGCTTCGAGGCCGAGGAATAG
- a CDS encoding acetate kinase, producing MWILVLNSGSSSLKFAVVNPGSGEVRLSGLAERLGSEAASMRMDRGGERQTHALKGGSYAQALDLVLAELGRLGLWGQLRAVGHRVVHGGERFSAPALITPEVLEAIRTCVPLAPLHNPANIAGIKAAIRAFPDLPQVAVFDTAFHQTMPEVAYRYAVPEAWYRQHGVRRYGFHGTSHAFVAAEAAQLLARPLTELKLVTAHLGNGCSVCAVLGGRSVDSSMGLTPLEGLVMGTRSGDVDPGLHDYISRQAGLSLTEVTAALNRESGLLALSGLTNDMRELEEAAARGHAQAQLAIDIFVNRLARSIAAMAVSLGGLDGVVFTGGIGENSASVRAATLTRLRVLGFAVDQEANGRAVRGHPGIITAPDSPPALVINTNEEWMIAREAQGLLNSD from the coding sequence ATGTGGATTCTGGTTCTCAACAGCGGCAGCAGCAGCCTGAAGTTCGCCGTGGTCAATCCGGGCAGCGGTGAGGTGCGGCTGTCGGGACTGGCCGAGCGGCTGGGCAGCGAGGCGGCCTCAATGCGGATGGACCGCGGTGGCGAGCGGCAGACGCATGCCCTCAAGGGAGGCAGCTACGCACAGGCGCTGGATCTGGTGCTGGCCGAGCTGGGCCGGCTGGGCCTGTGGGGTCAGCTGCGGGCGGTGGGCCACCGGGTCGTGCATGGGGGCGAGCGTTTCAGCGCCCCGGCACTCATCACGCCCGAGGTTCTGGAGGCCATCCGCACCTGTGTGCCGCTGGCTCCGCTGCACAACCCAGCCAACATCGCCGGCATCAAGGCGGCCATCCGCGCCTTTCCGGATCTGCCCCAGGTGGCTGTCTTCGACACGGCCTTCCACCAGACCATGCCCGAGGTCGCCTACCGCTATGCCGTGCCAGAGGCTTGGTATCGCCAGCACGGAGTTCGCCGCTACGGCTTTCATGGCACCAGCCACGCTTTTGTCGCGGCCGAGGCGGCGCAGCTGCTGGCCCGCCCATTGACGGAGCTGAAGCTGGTCACCGCCCATCTGGGCAACGGCTGCAGCGTCTGCGCCGTCCTGGGCGGGCGCAGCGTGGACAGCAGCATGGGCCTCACGCCGCTGGAGGGACTGGTGATGGGAACCCGCAGCGGCGACGTCGACCCGGGGCTGCACGACTACATCTCGCGTCAGGCGGGCCTGAGCCTGACTGAGGTCACGGCGGCCCTCAACCGGGAAAGCGGCCTGCTCGCCCTGTCGGGGCTGACGAACGACATGCGTGAGCTGGAAGAGGCGGCGGCACGCGGCCACGCCCAGGCGCAGCTGGCCATCGACATCTTCGTGAACCGGCTGGCCCGCTCCATTGCCGCCATGGCCGTATCGCTGGGTGGGCTCGACGGCGTGGTCTTTACCGGCGGTATCGGCGAGAACAGTGCCTCGGTGCGGGCCGCCACCCTGACACGGCTGAGGGTCCTTGGGTTTGCTGTGGATCAGGAAGCCAACGGGCGGGCAGTCCGCGGCCATCCCGGCATCATCACTGCGCCGGACAGCCCACCTGCGCTGGTCATCAACACCAACGAGGAGTGGATGATCGCGCGTGAGGCTCAAGGTCTGCTGAACAGCGATTGA